In Achromobacter xylosoxidans A8, a single window of DNA contains:
- a CDS encoding LysR substrate-binding domain-containing protein produces MKPNQLQAFVAVATQHSIRAAARSLDVSAPAVTKIVRELERELGAALVERSVKGITLTECGAALLPRAQLLLDDMRRARDEVAQLRDGNAGQVRVAVSAAFAQTLFIPTFRRLRQRRPGVSLHVSEAGLAGILTRLREPQVDFAVMHADPELLQDEFECQPLFPVRLVVGMRRQHPLRNRRSMHELLNAEWALPGDGGDPLSATTRLFASLGMPVPPRVVQGDSLTAALALVSQTDHLGLFVEPLADAVFKNLGIRRLELDDALPVLQVCVIQRKGSDLTPAARQFIACLREVLDETQLAP; encoded by the coding sequence ATGAAACCCAACCAGTTGCAGGCATTCGTCGCGGTCGCCACGCAACACAGCATCCGCGCTGCCGCCCGCAGCTTGGACGTTTCGGCGCCCGCCGTGACCAAGATCGTGCGCGAACTGGAGCGCGAACTCGGCGCCGCCCTGGTCGAACGCAGCGTCAAGGGCATCACGCTCACGGAATGCGGGGCGGCCCTGCTGCCCCGCGCGCAGCTGCTGCTGGATGACATGCGACGGGCGCGTGACGAGGTCGCTCAGTTGCGTGACGGCAATGCCGGCCAGGTGCGCGTGGCGGTCAGCGCCGCGTTCGCGCAGACCTTGTTCATCCCGACGTTCCGGCGGTTGCGGCAACGGCGCCCCGGCGTTTCGCTGCACGTCAGCGAAGCCGGCCTGGCAGGCATTCTGACGCGGCTGCGCGAGCCGCAGGTCGATTTCGCGGTCATGCATGCAGACCCGGAACTGTTGCAGGACGAGTTCGAATGCCAGCCGCTGTTCCCGGTGCGGCTGGTGGTCGGCATGCGCAGGCAACATCCCTTGCGCAACCGGCGCTCGATGCACGAACTGCTCAACGCTGAATGGGCCTTGCCCGGCGATGGCGGCGATCCGCTATCGGCCACGACCCGACTGTTCGCGTCGTTGGGCATGCCGGTGCCGCCACGCGTGGTGCAAGGCGATTCGCTCACCGCGGCCCTGGCCCTGGTGTCGCAGACGGATCATCTGGGACTGTTCGTGGAGCCGCTGGCGGACGCGGTCTTCAAAAACCTGGGCATCCGGCGCCTGGAGCTTGACGATGCGCTGCCGGTCCTGCAGGTCTGCGTCATACAGCGCAAGGGCAGCGACCTGACGCCAGCCGCCCGGCAATTCATCGCCTGCCTGCGTGAAGTCCTGGACGAGACTCAACTGGCGCCATGA
- a CDS encoding TetR/AcrR family transcriptional regulator — MASKTTAADRPASKPPLAADRIRKTAREMFYRDGIRAVGVDAIVSEAGVTKPSLYRNFSSKDELAAAYLRDYDAEFWARFDAACEAHPGDPRAQILAYLTGLAGRAVQSGYRGCGLTNAAVEYPEAGHPARAVAVEHKAELRRRLAAMAAEMGAADPDALGDGLLLLFEGAFVSSQLFGEGGPAGRVAQMADMLIQAHLAQA; from the coding sequence ATGGCCAGCAAAACCACCGCCGCCGACCGGCCCGCATCCAAGCCGCCGCTGGCGGCCGATCGCATCCGCAAGACCGCGCGCGAAATGTTCTATCGGGACGGCATCCGGGCGGTGGGCGTGGACGCCATCGTCAGCGAGGCGGGGGTGACCAAACCTAGCCTGTACCGCAACTTTTCGTCCAAGGATGAGTTGGCGGCGGCCTATCTGCGCGACTACGACGCTGAATTCTGGGCGCGTTTTGACGCGGCTTGCGAGGCGCACCCGGGAGACCCTCGTGCGCAGATCCTGGCCTATCTGACCGGCTTGGCCGGGCGGGCCGTGCAGAGCGGATACCGCGGCTGCGGCCTGACGAACGCGGCGGTCGAGTATCCCGAAGCCGGTCATCCTGCGCGCGCCGTGGCGGTGGAGCACAAGGCGGAGCTGCGCCGGCGCCTAGCCGCCATGGCGGCGGAAATGGGGGCGGCCGACCCTGACGCACTGGGGGATGGCTTGTTGCTGTTGTTCGAGGGCGCCTTCGTCTCCAGTCAGCTTTTCGGCGAAGGCGGACCTGCCGGGCGGGTCGCGCAGATGGCGGACATGCTGATTCAGGCGCATCTGGCACAGGCCTGA
- a CDS encoding MFS transporter, with product MSIAQPPIPFRRAGQKYAFVVVAVIFLALLVSAGLRSSPSVLLVPLEETFGWSRSTISLAAAVGIFLYGMVGPFAAAAMERFGLRRVLIGALVVMAASSAASAFMTESWHLLLTWGVFSGLGSGAVAVVLGATVVNRWFTKHRGVMMGLLTASSATGTLVFLPVLAALASSGDWTRVVWTVAAAAAALVPLAWWLVPDRPASVGLVPFGSDPHAPPAPAAPRTGMLAATFGALARASRTRTFWFLFATFFVCGFTTNGLVGTHLIALCGDHGMPEVQAAGLLALMGIFDLIGTTASGWLTDRYDPRKLLFVYYGLRGLSLIYLPYSDFSFYSLSIFAIFFGLDWIATVPPTLRLTTEAFGERDAPIVFGWIVAGHQLGAASAAWMAGAVREAQGSYLMAFVISGMTGLIAAVIALMIGRQRAVPQPA from the coding sequence ATGAGTATAGCCCAGCCTCCCATTCCTTTCCGGCGCGCCGGCCAGAAGTACGCTTTCGTCGTCGTCGCAGTCATTTTCCTGGCCCTGCTGGTTTCCGCCGGCCTGCGTTCCTCGCCCAGCGTGCTGCTGGTGCCGCTGGAAGAAACCTTTGGCTGGAGCCGCAGCACCATCTCCCTGGCCGCCGCGGTCGGCATCTTCCTGTATGGCATGGTCGGCCCCTTCGCCGCCGCGGCGATGGAACGCTTCGGCTTGCGGCGGGTGCTGATCGGCGCCCTGGTCGTGATGGCAGCGTCCAGCGCGGCCAGCGCCTTCATGACCGAGTCCTGGCATCTGTTGCTGACCTGGGGCGTGTTCTCGGGCCTGGGTTCGGGCGCGGTGGCGGTGGTGCTGGGCGCGACCGTGGTCAACCGCTGGTTCACCAAGCACCGCGGCGTGATGATGGGTCTGTTGACCGCTAGTTCCGCAACCGGCACGCTGGTGTTCCTGCCGGTGCTGGCGGCGCTGGCCTCGTCCGGCGACTGGACCCGCGTGGTCTGGACCGTGGCGGCCGCGGCGGCGGCGCTGGTGCCGCTGGCCTGGTGGCTGGTGCCGGACCGCCCCGCCAGCGTCGGGCTGGTGCCGTTCGGCAGCGATCCGCATGCGCCGCCGGCGCCCGCCGCGCCGCGCACCGGCATGCTGGCCGCCACCTTCGGCGCGCTGGCGCGGGCCTCGCGCACCCGCACCTTCTGGTTCCTGTTCGCCACTTTCTTCGTTTGCGGCTTTACCACCAACGGTCTGGTGGGCACGCACCTGATCGCGCTTTGCGGCGACCATGGCATGCCCGAGGTGCAGGCCGCGGGCCTGCTGGCGCTGATGGGCATTTTCGACCTGATCGGCACCACGGCGTCCGGCTGGCTGACCGACCGCTACGATCCGCGCAAGCTGCTGTTCGTCTACTACGGCCTGCGCGGGCTGTCGCTGATCTACCTGCCCTATTCCGACTTCTCGTTCTACAGCCTGTCGATCTTCGCCATCTTCTTCGGCCTGGACTGGATAGCCACGGTGCCGCCCACGCTGCGCCTGACGACCGAAGCCTTCGGCGAGCGCGATGCCCCCATCGTGTTCGGCTGGATCGTCGCCGGCCACCAGTTGGGCGCCGCCAGCGCCGCCTGGATGGCGGGCGCCGTGCGCGAAGCGCAGGGCAGCTACCTGATGGCTTTCGTCATCTCCGGCATGACGGGCCTGATCGCCGCCGTCATCGCGCTGATGATAGGCAGGCAGCGCGCGGTGCCGCAGCCGGCCTGA
- a CDS encoding GntR family transcriptional regulator: protein MANPEVMDQSVPDLAIHHPTLPAVVAEKLRQLIIDGTFKPGTWLNERDLCEQLKISRTPLREAYRMLASDGLVTLQPKRGAMVIELSADDVENIFDVLSVLEGLAVRSAAERATDAELAHIAQLHAQMLQGYEQRDIRAYFAASMGTHIAINRAAHNPALTHSYDRFNLQVQALRYKSNFDIDEWTAAVADHEAFVQALMRRDGELAESLIRKHVGSKKTYNLRGRAGGAAKA, encoded by the coding sequence CGCTGCCGGCCGTGGTGGCCGAGAAACTGCGGCAGCTCATCATCGACGGCACCTTCAAGCCGGGCACCTGGCTCAACGAACGGGACCTGTGCGAGCAGTTGAAGATTTCGCGCACGCCGCTGCGCGAGGCCTACCGCATGCTGGCCTCGGACGGGCTGGTGACCTTGCAGCCGAAGCGCGGGGCGATGGTGATCGAGTTGTCGGCCGATGACGTCGAAAACATCTTCGATGTGCTGTCGGTGCTGGAAGGCCTGGCGGTGCGCAGCGCCGCCGAGCGCGCGACGGACGCGGAGCTGGCGCACATCGCGCAACTGCACGCGCAGATGCTGCAGGGGTATGAGCAGCGCGACATCCGCGCGTATTTCGCGGCCAGCATGGGCACGCACATCGCCATCAACCGCGCCGCCCACAACCCGGCGCTGACGCATTCCTATGACAGGTTCAACCTGCAGGTTCAGGCGCTGCGCTACAAGTCGAATTTCGATATCGACGAATGGACGGCGGCGGTGGCCGACCATGAGGCCTTCGTCCAGGCGCTGATGCGGCGCGATGGCGAGCTTGCGGAGTCGCTCATCCGCAAGCATGTGGGCAGCAAGAAGACCTACAACTTGCGCGGGCGCGCGGGTGGCGCAGCCAAGGCCTGA